A window from Sus scrofa isolate TJ Tabasco breed Duroc chromosome 2, Sscrofa11.1, whole genome shotgun sequence encodes these proteins:
- the PGBD2 gene encoding LOW QUALITY PROTEIN: piggyBac transposable element-derived protein 2 (The sequence of the model RefSeq protein was modified relative to this genomic sequence to represent the inferred CDS: inserted 1 base in 1 codon) encodes MMASSSSSLTTGRGVGSKLKSVKLLEVLNALEEEESGHRREEIFIAPPNNAAGDFTDEDXGDEDSRRGTHLPGNVLHALVVPEDSGTGEEDDDLQLQPAVKKRKGVMEPQRVWTKRDIHPDFSSWTASDPHMEDLKSQELSPVGLFELFFDEGTINFIVNETNRYAWQKNVNLGLTAQELKCVLGILILSGYISYPRRRMFWETSPDSHHHLVADAIRRDRFELIFSYLHFADNNELDESDRFAKVRPLIVRMNYNFQKHAPLEEFYSFGESMCEYFGHRGSKQLPAGKPMRLGYKIWCGTTSRGYLVWFEPSQGTLFTKPDRGLDLGGSMVVKFVDALQTRGCLPYHIFFDKVFTSVKLMSILRKKGVKATGTVREYRTERCPLKDPKELKKMKRGSFDYKVDESEEIIVCRWHDSSVVNICSNAVGIEPVGLTSPPSGVTKTQTQVHQPSLLRLYQEKVGGVSRMDQNIAKYKVKIRGMKWYSSFIGYVIDAALNNAWQLHRICCHDAQVDLLAFRRYVACVYLESNADTSSQGRRSRRLETESRFDMIGHWIIHQDKRTRCALCHSQTNTRCEKCQKGVHAKCFRAYHIR; translated from the exons ATGATGGCTTCATCTTCAAG CAGCCTCACTACTGGGAGAGGGGTTGGCTCAAAGCTAAAGTCCGTGAAGTTGCTCGAGGTTCTGAATGCTCTAGAGGAGGAGGAATCTGGCCACAGGAGGGAAGAGATCTTCATTGCACCACCCAACAATGCTGCAGGGGACTTCACTGATGAGG TCGGTGATGAAGACAGCCGGCGAGGAACCCATCTGCCTGGCAATGTGCTGCATGCCCTTGTTGTCCCCGAGGACTCTGGCACTGGGGAAGAGGATGATGACCTGCAGCTGCAACCAGCTGTGAAGAAGCGGAAGGGAGTAATGGAACCTCAACGTGTTTGGACCAAAAGAGATATCCACCCGGACTTCAGCAGTTGGACAGCATCTGATCCTCATATGGAAGATCTCAAAAGCCAGGAACTGAGTCCTGTAGGCCTCTTTGAATTGTTTTTTGATGAAGGAacaattaattttattgttaatgAAACCAATCGTTATGCTTGGCAGAAAAATGTCAACCTGGGTCTCACAGCCCAGGAATTAAAGTGTGTTTTGGGCATTTTGATTTTAAGCGGGTATATCTCCTATCCAAGGAGAAGGATGTTTTGGGAAACATCTCCTGATTCACATCATCATCTTGTGGCTGATGCAATTAGAAGGGACAGATTTGAACTGATCTTCTCATACCTGCATTTTGCAGATAATAATGAGCTTGATGAAAGTGATAGATTTGCCAAGGTCAGGCCTCTCATTGTTCGCATGAACTACAATTTCCAGAAGCATGCACCCTTGGAAGAGTTCTACAGCTTTGGTGAGTCCATGTGTGAGTACTTTGGACACCGGGGGTCCAAGCAGCTGCCTGCAGGGAAGCCTATGCGGCTGGGCTATAAGATCTGGTGTGGGACGACTAGCAGGGGCTATCTGGTGTGGTTTGAGCCCTCACAGGGCACACTCTTCACTAAGCCAGACAGAGGGCTGGACCTGGGAGGCAGTATGGTGGTAAAATTTGTGGATGCACTTCAGACGCGTGGCTGTCTGCCATATCACATATTTTTTGACAAGGTTTTTACAAGTGTCAAGTTGATGTCCATTTTGAGGAAGAAAGGAGTGAAGGCCACAGGAACTGTTCGTGAATACAGAACTGAGCGATGTCCTCTTAAAgatcccaaagaactgaaaaaaatgaagaggggTTCGTTTGATTACAAAGTTGACGAAAGTGAGGAGATCATTGTATGCCGCTGGCATGATAGCAGCGTGGTCAACATCTGCTCCAACGCTGTGGGCATAGAGCCAGTGGGGCTGACCAGCCCTCCCTCAGGAGTGACCAAGACACAGACCCAAGTTCATCAGCCATCCCTCCTGAGGCTGTACCAGGAGAAGGTGGGAGGTGTCAGCCGGATGGACCAGAACATCGCCAAGTACAAGGTAAAGATCCGGGGTATGAAGTGGTACTCAAGTTTCATTGGCTATGTGATCGATGCTGCTCTTAACAATGCATGGCAGCTGCACCGGATATGCTGCCACGATGCCCAGGTGGACCTTCTGGCCTTCCGGAGATATGTGGCCTGTGTATACCTAGAGAGTAACGCGGACACGTCATCCCAAGGGAGGCGAAGCAGGCGGCTGGAAACTGAGAGCCGCTTTGACATGATTGGGCACTGGATCATCCATCAGGACAAGAGGACCCGGTGCGCCCTGTGCCATTCACAGACCAACACTCGCTGTGAGAAGTGCCAAAAGGGTGTCCATGCCAAGTGCTTCAGGGCATACCACATCCGGTAA